The genomic DNA TCGATTTCGGTGAACCTTTATCGGGTCTGGGCATCCGGTACCTTTCTAGAGGAAATGGACGAACGTGCGAAGACTGTCAGCTAAGCCTTCAGCGTGAAAGCAGTTTTGAGCGGTTGTGTCACCGACGATGAGAAACAGCAATTGTCGGTCGTTGAATGAGTCCGTGAGAGTTAAGACATCTCTCTCATATAATGATGACACATTTTTCGCGATTATTTAGCGCTGCGAGCAAAGCGTACCGGAGTTTCGAAACTTTGCATTGAAACTGCAAATTGACCGGAGTTGGCGGGAGCCAGCGAGGCTCAGAGAATCAGTAAAAACTCAAAAATGCCTGTTTTTAAGCACGAAACTGTAATTTACGGGTTACCAGTTAAGCGATTGCTGGTATCCTCCAGCAATCGCTAATTCTCTTGCTAGTAAATTAGCTGATTTGTTCTGATGGCTAAATAAAAAAATTCAGACCACACCGGTCAGGGTGTGGCCTGAAAACTTAACCTCAATCTTATCCCTCCTGTGAGATGGCAATCATCAATTCATTCGCCAGCAGATTCAGACAAAGGTCGGCATCGTTTGGCATGCCGCGTAACCAGCGACTGAACTGATGCAACATCAGCCCCCCAGCGATGTTGGCGGTGTAAATGGTGCTCCGGGCGGTGCATTGTCCAGTCTGGGCCTCGGATTGCCGGAACAGAGTGGTGCTGTAGTGCTGCCGGGAATTGGGATCCGTGGCTGTCAGGATCCGCATCGATTCTCCCAGCATGCGGCCGTCGCCCCAGAAATCGCAGCGGTCCTGGAGGGATCGCCAGATTGATTCCCGGGTACTGATCCGGTCGACGCAGCAGAAGACGACCGTCCCGACCTCCATGCGGGAGCGGTAGCGGTCGGCGATCGTCGTCACGGCGATCGTGGGATCGAGTTCCTGGATGCGTCGTGCCGTGGCCTCGACTTTAAGCTGGCCCAGATCCTGATGGTCGTAACCCTGTGTCGTGATGTTCGTCGGCTCGACCTGATCAAAATCGATCAATTGCAATCGCGGAACTCCCAGAGCGGCCAGTTGCAGGGCGACCTGACGTCCGATCGCTCCGACTCCAATCACGGTTGCCTGCAACTCTTGGATCCGCTCTCGGGGCACGAGGTCGGCTTGTTGGGTAAAACGGTTTTCAATATTCATGCATTGAACTCCAAATAAGAGTGAGGTTTGTCAAACAGGTCGCCATACTCCCAGAGCTCGTCCGGTTCCATGAGGTCCGTCCAGTTCTGGGATTGGTCGACCACGTTCTCGTCGTACTCGTCCTGCCAGGCGGCATAGTCGGTTCCGGCAAACGGTTGCTGGTAGTCGATCGAGGTTTTGATCCGCAGGCGGGAATCCTGCATGCGGTTCCAGCGGAGTTCGGTGTAACGTTTGCCTTCTTTGGCCAGAATGAACATCACCGCCCAGTCGCACTCGCCAAAACTGGTCTCCATCGTGTCCAGGTCCGTGGGGCTTGGTTCCGGAGAGTCTCCCGGGTGGGTATGGATCCAGATGCGAGCAAACTGCTCGGGCTTCAGGCCCCTATCAATTTGGTGATCGAAGTAATCGGCAATCGCGTCCTCGGCAAAGCTGACGGTTACCGCTGTGCAGATTTGCGGCAGCAGCACCAGTTCTTCGACATACAGCAGATCGTCTGCAGAGGAGATGCCGAATCCCCCCACTTCAGTCGGGCCGGCATCGCGCAGGTAAATCAACTTGGCCCACGCCGTCGGGCTGAACTTCAAGGCCGGTCGATGAAAGCGTTTACGTCGAGGCCGTCTCTGCAGGCGTCGTGGGAGGGGAGATTTGTTGGTCGTGCGTCGTTTCATAATGGTTGTCCTCTTCTTCTTCGAGTTCAGTGTCAGTTTCAGAAAGGGTTTCGTAACAGGCTTCGCAATAGCCATCAGTCAGGCAGTTGCTGCAGAAGTCGTGGTTGCATTCGCTGCACGTATTGAGGCAATCGCGGCAATGGGGTGTTGAGCACTCCTCGCAGGATTGCAGACAAGAACCGCAGAGCGAGTCGTGGCAATTCCGACAGCAATCACAGCACTGATGGCAGTAGGGATCTTCACAACCACTGCAGAGGGTGAGGTCGTCATCGCTGCAGCTGGTTCCGCAATCCAGACAGGGGGTGCCGTACCACTCTTTGAGGGTGACGTAAGCCGAGTCGTCGTTGTAGGTGTTGAGCGTGTTAGCGACGATCAGAAAGAAATCGCAGAAGCGTCCCTGAGCCAGTGCCGCTTCGATGCCCGACTTCGCTTCGCCTTCGCAAAGAATTCCATCAGAAATGTGCGGATGCACGAAGTCGGAATTGGCATTCGAGGGAGCCGGATCGAGAGCGTGGATATCGTAGCTCGGGTTTGGACCTTCCGAGGTCCAGTTGTAAACGATCTCGAAGCGGCCAAGAGTGATTTCTTCGAGAGTAATCTCGTCCGTCACCACACGGAGGATGCCTTGACGCAGGTCGATACTGACTTCGTTGAATTCATTCGGTAACGCGATCAACTCTTCATAGATCAGACGCAGGTCGACTGGAGTGGATCGGGATTTGATGGACTGCTCCAGATCGCGTGTCCGTTGTCGCAGATCGGTAGCGAGACGTTCCATAGTGAAGATCAGTCTCGTATTTATGATCCGTTCCGCCATTGACCACTCGTGGTCTTGAGCCAACTGCTTCTGCCGCAGCAATCGCTGGAGCCGATTCCAGTCCTTCTCAGGGAGATCGATCTCCTGATTCGATGGATCGACCAGCATTGCCTCTCGCATGGAGATCGCGGCTCGCAACGCAAGTCGCTGAAAGTCATTCATAGGGAGCCTTTCTCAAAAAGTGTTTGTGGAAGAAAAAGGGCCGGGCAACCAGATTCAATAACCTGACCGCCCGGCCCACAAAAGCTCAGGGAGAACTCAATCTCCCCTGTCATTCATCAACGCCCTGCAGGAGCAAACTGAACTCTCTCAGTCTCCCGACGCCCATGCGACTGCCCAGAGGCACCTCGTGCCCCCTCGATTTTGGTGGGGGTGAGGGAGACGCGGTCGCCTTCCTGGAGGATGTAGTCCGAGCTGACCGGTTGGCGATTGACGCGGATGAGATAGTCGGCAGCGATGCCGTGTTTGAGACGTTGGTCAACGAACTGGGAGATGGTGGTCTCGGGTTCGATGGAGATGTAGTCGGCGAAACCGCCGCCGTCGTTATTGATATAAAGAATCTTCAAAATGGGCTCCTTGTGTTGAGTGAAAAAAGAGTAATGACTCAGAGATTATTGAGTCAGACATGTTGCGTATTGCAGGAGCAGAACTGATGTTTCAGTCTCTTGGTGCTCATGCGACTGCAGAAACCATTGCAAATGGCTAGCGTCGGGGGCGACGTCTGTTGAGACGAATGTCGCCGCCCTGGATGTTGCCGATCATCAGCACGGCAAAGGTGATCCCGAATACGACATACGACTCGAAAATCCCTCCGATAATGCCGGCGATTGTCAGCGA from Rubinisphaera italica includes the following:
- a CDS encoding molybdopterin converting factor, with amino-acid sequence MKILYINNDGGGFADYISIEPETTISQFVDQRLKHGIAADYLIRVNRQPVSSDYILQEGDRVSLTPTKIEGARGASGQSHGRRETERVQFAPAGR
- a CDS encoding ThiF family adenylyltransferase, yielding MNIENRFTQQADLVPRERIQELQATVIGVGAIGRQVALQLAALGVPRLQLIDFDQVEPTNITTQGYDHQDLGQLKVEATARRIQELDPTIAVTTIADRYRSRMEVGTVVFCCVDRISTRESIWRSLQDRCDFWGDGRMLGESMRILTATDPNSRQHYSTTLFRQSEAQTGQCTARSTIYTANIAGGLMLHQFSRWLRGMPNDADLCLNLLANELMIAISQEG